The Bacteroides sp. sequence GGGCATTGTGGTCTGGCACGATTACGCCCGCAACCCCGAACAGACCCGCTGGAGCGTGCTGGCAGGCATCATCGACGGACTGCCAAAGGAAATGCATCAGCATCTTTACCACGTCTCCAATACCATGTGTGCCGTTTACCTGCCCGGGCTCAGCCCGGAAATCCCCCGCAGATCATTGAATCCCAATGTGCATCCGGGAAAATATTTTGAGCTCAGGCTGAAAACCATAAAACTGAAGCCCTGACAACTTCTCACAGCCCCGTCCACTTGGCTTTGAAATAACTTATTGGCCCGTATTCATAAGGCTGGATGACCGGTGTAAACAAAATTATTTACACCCCTTATTTTACAAAAAGAAATATTCTTATATTTGCAGTCCCTTATAAACGGTGGATGTAGCTCAGCAGGTTAGAGCATCAGATTGTGGTTCTGAGGGTCGTGGGTTCGAGTCCCATCTTCCACCCCAAACAGCCGGTACAAACGTGCCGGCTGTTTTTTTATGTTTCCATTTTGTTGTGCCCCCCATTCCTTCAGGTGAATGCCTGGATTTCCTTTTCCCATCTTCAGTATTTTAGCTTTTGAGACTATTTCTGACTTTTTATAAAATTTTTCCAAAACAGGACCGGAGTGTTTTGATTTTATCAAAACAGAAAAATGCTTGCTCATGTATCATGCTATATAATTAAGTTGATTTATTGTGTAGCATGACTAAAATTCATCCCTCTGTAAAACTCACTATACGATATTCCTGATTTGCCACAATCAAAATACTAGGGTTTTTACGAATGGACCTTGCAGTTTTGATTAGTCGGTTATTGCGTTTTACGAGGGTAAAATATAAGGGAAGTTACTAATTGTACCCTCTATTGTTATATCATAACTTTTAAAAAGTAAATACCTGAAAGCTAATTTTTTAAAAAACCAACATTTACTGGTCCCTCCCCCAGTTTTTAATGGTCAGTTAAGATCTTGGCTTAAGGCAGGATAGCTTTTTAAGTGTTTGACTTCTCTTCCCCACAACTTAGGTAGGCAGATGAGTCCGGCGAATTTTCTACGCTGACGCACAACTAATACTTGTTAACATTAAAACCAGAAATAATGAAAGTACAAGTTCTTTTTCTTTGGGTGTTTTTTTCAAGTTGCATGTTATATGGCCAGGAAGTTTTTCTTCAGTCTTCCGTGGTGGCTCCGGCCGGAAACAGTGTTGAATCAAACACCCTGAACATCTCCAAATGGCGATTGGCTTTGGTCCACCAGGTCATTCTCAAGGAAGCACAGGTGGCCGAACCCCCCATTGAAAACCTCCCCGCTTTACCAGGCGCAGCCTGGAAAGTGCATGCTTTTCCAAACCCGTTCAACCGGGCACTTTCCCTTTATATCCAATCTGAACAGGAGAATGAATTCATCGTCCGGGTGACCGATATCTCCGGGAAACAATGGTTCCTCCGGGAATTAAACGTTGTCTTCAATGAATTAGCCAGTTTTGACTTGTCTTTTCTGCCTCCCGGGATTTATCTGGTTACCATCGCTTCAAATAATGACAAGCACCAAAAGGTAATCAAGGTTCAAAAAATTTGATTACCCCATTTCTTTCCATTGAAAAAAACTTAAAACCTCAGTACAATGAAAAATTTTACAAAGCAATTACTTTTGGTTCTTTTCTTCCTTTTTGGGATCCTTTCTGATTTGGCTGCGCAAACGCCTGAAGGGATTGTCTACCAGGCAGAAGCGCGCGATGAGCAAGGTGCACTGGTATCCAATGAAGCGCTTGATGTCAGGGTCACAATCCTGAGGGGTGATTCCCGGGGAGAAGTGGTTTGGGAAGAGACCCATCAAGTCATTACCAACGCTTACGGCCTGTTTACCATCGTTATGGGGACAGGCGAAAAAAATGCCGGTGATCGGTTTGATGCCCTGGGCTGGGGTCTGGATGTCCACTATTATCGGGTGCAGGTCAAAAGACCCCTGGAAGCCGAATGGACTGATATGGGAACCTCTCAATTCCTGGCAGTTCCCTATGCCCTCCACGCCAAAACGGCAGGACTTCTGATCAATGAAGCAGCTATTGATCCAAAGACAAACCTCCCCGGTATCCCTTCACAGACCTGGTCGCTGTTTGGCAACCGGGGCACCGACCCCAGCAAGGATGTCCTTGGAACTTCCGATTTGGCGGATATGGTGGTGGTAACCGATAACCTTGAACGGATGCGTATTTTCTCAGATGGCGATGTAAACATCGATGGAATTACCACGACAAATAAAATGGTGGTCACCGAGGAAGATGTGCCCAGGGCATTCCCCAGGTCCATAAGCATCCTGGATGTCAGGGGCTTGCTGATAGCTGACAGCATTGCCATTGCAGGGGGGCTCGACATCGGCGGGAACCTGAAGGTGCATGGCGATTCGGTGATCATCGACAAGAATATTTATGTTGGAGGGACGGGGGATTTTGGTGGTCAGCTGACCGTTAGCCTCACGAACCCCCTCTCCGGCGGTGACAGTGATTTCGGCGCTTATCCCCTTAGGGTGGAAGGCAGCAGCCAGGGCATTGCCGTGAAGGTGGATGCCGGGACCCCCGATGGAGGCAACAACTTCATTACTTTTTTCGACAACGGGTATAATGCAATAGGACGTATTGAAGGCCAGACCGCCGGTGAAGTGGCTTCTGAGCCAGAATACATTTTTGAGACCTCTATTTATACAGCCGAGGTGGTAGCCGCTGGCGTCAATATCGGGCTTTCGGCCCTGCCCAATGCATGCGCCGGTGTAGGCGTTGTGGCCTGCCCGCCCGAGCCTTCGGTGGTGGCTATATCAATCGCTGAAGAGGTGCTTGCGATTGCAAACCTGGCAGGGTATGAGGTATTTGCCTTTACCAACCTGGGGGTCACCTACGAATCGGGTTCCGCCGACTATGCCGAATGGCTGGAACGCCTCGACCCGTTTGAACGGATCATGCCGGGTGACATTGTCGGAGTAAAAGGCGGAAAGGTGACAAGGAATACCGAAGGCCTCAACCATTTCAGGGTGGTCTCTACCAACCCCGCTTTCCTTGGAAATATGCCCCCTGAGGGAAAAACGGAAGCTTTTTCCAGGATTGCCTTTCTGGGTCAGGTGCCCGTTAAGGTCAGAGGTGGCGCCCAAATCGGGGATTACATCATTCCCTCTGGTTTGAATGATGGTACGGGTCTGGCCATTTCGCCCGACGCCCTGAATGGCGATCAGGTTGATCAGGTGGTCGGGGTGGCCTGGTCAGCATTGCCCTCCGCTCCTGGCATTTCTTTGGTAAATATGGCTATTGGGCTGAACGCAAACGACCTGGCATCAGTGGTTAAAAGGCAGCAGCAACAAATCGAAACCCTTGAAGATTTGCTGACATCCTTCGAGGAAAGAATCAATGCTTTAGAAACAGGGAACCAAAGGATGCAACCCCAGCAGCCGGCACTTACTACCCTCGCCGAAGAACCAGGGATGGAAGAGCCTCCGTTCCCCATGGTCTTGGATGCCCAGGCCATTGAGGAATCTATCATGCTTTTGCAGGATTTTTACACCCAGAGAGGCTTGGATCCCTTAAACCATCCCGGCCTTAGAAAGCTATTTACCGATGAGACCTTCCGCCAGGAGATCATCCACAACATCATTTCGAATTACGAAGAGGATATGGAAATCCTTAACAAGTTCAGGCAATAAGGTTTGCGTAAATTTATTCGTATTCTTTTTTCAAAAGGAATGGGGCCCGGTTCTTTTGCCGGGTCTCTCTCTTATTATCCTCCTGAATCGTACAGGTCTGTCTGAGGGCGTTTTTAATACACCAGGATCTTGACCGGGGAGACAGGTTTTTTACTCACAAACCTGATCACATACATCCCGGCAGGTGGGCTGAATCTGAAGCTGTGGTCACCCGGGGCAGGTGTTTCCCACGATGCTGCCACCCGCCCCAGGGCGTCAAAAACCATCAGGGTTCCCTCTGCGGGGAGCTTGCTGAGGTGTAAGGTGCCATGGGCGTGATAAGCCTGCAGGGGCTCCAGGGCTGGAATATGCGGGACAAAGGTGTTCTCATCCGCAAACAGGGCTTCCACAAGGGTGCCCTGACGCACCACCAGGGTCGTGGTGGCTTCATTGCCAAAGGGCTGTCCATCAAGTCGCCAGCTATGGAAAACATAACCTGAGTCGGGCGTGGCCATCAGCTGAAGCTCGGTATCGGGGAGCAGGGCGTGGCCACCTTCCGGTGGAAAAATCCTGCCGCTGCCTTCCGTAACGCTGATGGTAAGGTCCAGAGTCTCTTCCGGGATGGCGAACCGCCAGAACTGATTGGAAGGCACGGAGCCCCCGCCCGCGATGTTGTCGCCAATAGCCCACGACACGTCACTGCCGCCTTTCAGGGCAAAAATCGACTGCTCCACGCGGACCATCCCCCCGCCGTCGTCCCAGCCTCCCCAGCGGTTGTAGGGGCTGTATTCCATATGGCTCCAGGCATCCGTTACCAGGTCATAGCGCATGAATTCCCTCTTCTGGTCCACGTTGCGGTCCCAGGGATCTTCTTCCCAGGCACCGGGGATGTGATACAGATACCGCTCTCCGTCCCAGGCCAGCATCGAGCCGTCATCGGCCCCGTAGCCGTGCGATGCCATCTGTTCCCAGCTCTCCGATACCAGCCCATAACGCCAGAACTCGGCATGGGTATAGTTGCCGTGGGGCACCAGCCCGAAATGCACATAGAGGTAATCCTGGTCGAGTCCTGCGGCCTCATCATCGACCCAGATGGCTGCATTCCCGGGGCCCTGCATATGCGGCAGGGCATCCAGGGCTTCCCAGCTATCCTGGCTCACCGAATAGCGGTACCAGTCGTAAGCCAGGTAGCTGTAGCCACTGCCGGGGAAGAGGTAGATATGATCGTCGCCATCCCAGGCCATCACGGCGCCATTGCGCGGGTAGTCCTGGAAACTGCTTCCCCCATCGAGGGGGCTCCCCAGCTCGGGACGCCAGGGGATCTCATAGCTGAGGTCCGTTTCCCACTGCCCGTTATCCACGATGTATCGTGCCAACCAGGTGCGCTGCCCGCTCCAGTAACCGCGGATGATGTAAACGGCATCTTGGCCCTCCGGGCCGGGGCCATAGGCGGTGCTGATACCGTACTGCCCGCCGAAGGGGGCATTGGGCAAAGCGGCCCATTCGTCAGCTTCCGGATCGTAAACGTAAAAGTCGGTCAGGGCGCCCGCCGTAGGCATTCCCGGCACGCCCCCCACAGCCATATGCAGATAGATCTTTCCGCCCGCCTCTGCCAGGCGCACCCCGTTGGCCGATCCAACACCCTGGGGAGGGCCCGTGGGTTCCGTAGCCCACAAGAGGGCAGGGGCCAGCACTACCTCAAGCTCAAGCTCAGCGTCCTCCACTGTAAACATCGAATAATGGTCGCGATGGTCAGGCAGATAGGCAAAGAGCATGTAGGTTCCGCTCTCCAGGCTGTATTCCAACATTCCCTGCTCATCGGTGATGCCAGCCAGATCCGTGCTGTCGTTCACGAACACCAGCGCGCCTTCCAGGGGGTTCTGGCTGCGGTCTTTCACCACGATGGTTACCGTCTCGGGACCATACCAGGCCGCTTGCCCCTTGCTGGGCATGACAATTAGCAGCCCTGCCAGGACAAGGAAAAAAATGACAGCTTGCTTTCCAAAGTGATGCATCTTTTTATTATGCATGTTTATCTGTACATATGTAAATTCCTGATAAAAGTACAGGTAATTTTTTAGATTCCAAGGATTTGATCTCTTGCATCAGTTTCACCAGGGCTCCTAAAGAAAGTCCACAAATGCACACAAACTGAAGAAACACAAATGCTCACAAAAGAAATATGATAATGTGGTAATGTGATAATTAGTTGAGAAGTTGAGAAGTTGAGAAGTTGAGAAGTTGAATAAACCCTAAACCCTAATCCCTAAACCCTATTATGTTTGTGTTCATTGTCTTTTCATTTGGGAAAATTTGTGGAAAAAAAAACACCTGAAATCAAAGGACCTCCCCCCAACCCTCCGCTGGCCAGCGGAGGGAGTAACCCCCGAAACCTGACACCCAGCACCTTAAACCTTAAACCCGAACCCCTCCTCCGGATTTTTATAAAATCTTGACATGGTCTTTCACTTTATTGATATGGTATTTATGAAATCCAGGCTTCATTTGTATATACAAAATATGACCTGGAGTATGGCAGTAAGCTGTTGCAGGTCTGAAGGTTGAATAAAACCCTGCGTCCATTTCATGACCAAAGTCGTTCAATATCATCTTGTCTTTAAAGTTCTGAGTCGAAACCTGTTTATCCTTTCTGGCGCTTTAATCGTTAGTTCGGCTTTGGCCTATTATTTTTCTGAGCCCATTCTGCCTATGGCAGTACCTGCCGCACTTTCCCTGCTGGCAGGACTGGTCATCCATTATTTCACCCGTAGCCTTGACGCTCAGGTGACCCTGCATCGCGAAGATGCTTATCTCACCGTCACCCTGTCGTGGCTGGTCATTAGTCTCATCGGTTCATTGCCCTATGTAATTTCGGGCGCCATACCGTCCTTTGTCAATGCCTTTTTTGAATCTGTGTCAGGATTTACCACCACAGGTTCTTCCATCCTGACCGACATCGAGATCCTGCCCCGCAGCGTTGTTTTCTGGCGGAGCCTCACCCACTGGATCGGGGGCATTGGCATCATTGTCCTGGTGATTTTGGTGATGCCCTCGCTGAAAATCGGCGGATACCATCTTTTTATCCTGGAGTCGTCACTGCAAGAAAAAATTCATCCCAAAGCAAAAAGTGTCGGCGAGCGCCTGCTGCTGATCTATATCATACTTACCGTCGCTGAGGGGGCTTTACTCAGGCTGGGCGGCATGAATTGGTTTGAAAGCGTTTGCCATGCATTTGGTACGGTTGCCACCGGTGGCTTCTCCCCGAAGAATGACAGCATTGCAAGCTATTCCCCCTACATTCAGTATGTTGTCATGGTCTTTATGCTGCTGGCAGGAACGAACTTTGTGGTACACTACTACCTGTTAAAAAGGAAATTTGACAAGATCAGGCAGAACGATGAGTTCAGGGCATACCTGGGCGTGATCTTACTGGTAGGACTTGTAATCACGTCCATATTGTTTTTCAAGACGCCCAGGCCTATGGAGCAATCTATCCGGGATGGGTTTTTCCAGGTCGTTTCCATCATTACTTGCACAGGATTTGCCACCGACGATTACCTGCTATGGCCTCAGTATGCCTGGATCATCATATTCCTGGCCATGTTCCTGGGCGGAAGCACAGGCTCAACGGCAGGGGGAATAAAAATTGCCCGACATGTCGTTGTGTATAAGAATTTTGCCAGGATTTTCCGCCAGCTGAGGTTTCCCCACGCCATTTTTCACATTCACCTGAACCATCAACCGGTTTCTGACGAAAGGAATACCTCCATCCTTACCTTTGTTTCGCTTTACCTGTTGGTTTTTGCCCTGGGTACCCTTTCCATGATAGCGGTTGGCTTAGATATGTCCACCGCAAGCGGATCGGTGGCCACCTGCATGGCGGGAATCGGTCCCGGTATCGGTACCGTGGGTCCGGCAAGCAACTTTGCTCATTTGCCTGTCCTGGGAAAAATAATCCTTTCGTTTTTGATGATTCTGGGCCGCCTCGAGATTTATACCGTGCTGATATTGTTTTCCCGGAGTTTCTGGCGCAAATAAGAACATGAGAATTTCTGCTTTGAATGCGTTAAATTTGAAGATCGTTATTGAAAGGAGGAGAAGGACAAAATACCATGGGAAAGATTACGTTCAGAAAGTTTAAAACAAGGACCAGCCACTATTTCTACGCCATCCTGATTATCGGAGCGACGGCCACCCTATGCATCCCCCTGGCCAATACAGAGAACTACCATGTGGTTTCCTTTATCCTGCTGTTTGTGGTATCCCTGCTGTCCACCTTTATGGGCATAGGCCCCGTGATCCTCGCGGCTTCCCTGAGCGCCCTGGCCTGGAACTTTTTCTTCATCCCGCCCCACCTGACCTTCCATATCGACAAAACAGAGGACATCCTCATCTTTGGGCTGTTCTTCATCATTGCCTTTGTCAACGGGGTGCTTACCACCCGCGTGAGGCGACAGCAGAAAATCTCGCAGGAAAGGGAAAAAAGAACGAATGCCCTGTTTCAGCTTACCCGGGGGCTTTCCAAAGCCAGCGGACTCGACGAGGTGTTGCAGGTGGCTGTGGTCGAGATCAGAAAGAACTTTGAGCGCGAAGCGCTTTTTTTCCTCCAGGATGGAAACAATGTATTAACCGACACAGCATGGCCCCTTGAGGAGATGAAAATCAATCCCCTCGAATTTGAAGTGGCGGAGCGGGTTTTTCAGTCGGCCCTGGACCCTGCTGCCACACCCAGGGGAATGGATTCTAAAGGCTTTGCTTTCTTCCCCCTCCAGGGTACGCGGCTGCATCCCGGCGTCATCGCCCTGAAACGCGAGACTCCTTTTTTCGGCGAACAAAAGTCATATTGGGAGGCCTTCATTGCGCAGATCTCCAATGCCCTCGAACGCGAGTTCCTGGGCGAGCTGGCCCAGCGCGTGCGCTTCCTCGATGAGTCCGACAGGCTCTACAAAACCCTTTTTAATTCCATCTCCCACGAGCTGCGCATCCCTGTGGCCACCATCATGGGTGCCGCCGATTCGATGCTCAACGCCGCCGACAACGAGAATTTCCGCTCGGCCCTGTCGCAGGAGATCTTCACCGCCTCCCTGCGCCTCAACCGCCTGATCGAAAACCTGCTGAACATCTCCCGCATCGAAAGCGGGCATATCTCGCCCAGGCTCGACTGGTACGACCTCAACGACCTGGTCAACAAGGTGGCCGAAGACCTCGGTGATGAGCTGAAGCCCTTTGATTTCAGGGTGTCGATTCCCGAAGACATGCCCCTGGTGAAGATGGATTTTGGATTGATGGAACAAGTCCTTTATAACCTGATTTTTAACGCCACGCAATACGCACCCGGGGCTTCCGCCATTGAGGTCAGGGGCCGTTATGAAAATGAAACGGCCGTGATCGAAGTTTCGGACCAGGGGCCGGGATTGCCCGAGTCGGACTTAAAACATATTTTCAACAAGTTTTTCAGGCTCGATGGCACCAGGACCGGGGGACTGGGCCTGGGACTGAGTATTGCAAAAGGCTTCGTGGAAGCCCACAACGGGACCATCACCGCCGGGAACCTCAAGAAAGGGGGATTGCGGTTTACCATCTGTATCCCTTCAGAAACCCCTGAAATCATGATGCCCTAGCTGCCAAACCTATGAATGCCGGTAATACCATATTGATTATTGATGATGAGCTCCCCATCCGCAGGCTGCTCGAAATCACCCTCTCGGCCAGCGGGTTCCGCATCATCCAGGCCGTCAACGGCAAAGAGGGCCTGGTGGCAGCAGCCACCCAGCACCCCTCGTTGGTGCTGCTCGACCTCGGGCTGCCCGATATGGACGGGCAGGAGACCCTGAAAAAACTCAGGGAATGGTACACCCATCCCATCATCGTGCTGTCGGTGCGCAGCTCTGAGGAAGACATCATCCGTGCCCTCGACCATGGCGCCAACGACTACCTCACCAAGCCCTTCCGCACCGGCGAGCTGCTTGCCAGGATACGTGCTGCCCTCAGGGCCTCCGAACAGAAAAACAACGACCCGGTGCTGGTGTTCGGGACCCTCAGCA is a genomic window containing:
- a CDS encoding T9SS type A sorting domain-containing protein, translated to MKVQVLFLWVFFSSCMLYGQEVFLQSSVVAPAGNSVESNTLNISKWRLALVHQVILKEAQVAEPPIENLPALPGAAWKVHAFPNPFNRALSLYIQSEQENEFIVRVTDISGKQWFLRELNVVFNELASFDLSFLPPGIYLVTIASNNDKHQKVIKVQKI
- a CDS encoding TrkH family potassium uptake protein; translated protein: MTKVVQYHLVFKVLSRNLFILSGALIVSSALAYYFSEPILPMAVPAALSLLAGLVIHYFTRSLDAQVTLHREDAYLTVTLSWLVISLIGSLPYVISGAIPSFVNAFFESVSGFTTTGSSILTDIEILPRSVVFWRSLTHWIGGIGIIVLVILVMPSLKIGGYHLFILESSLQEKIHPKAKSVGERLLLIYIILTVAEGALLRLGGMNWFESVCHAFGTVATGGFSPKNDSIASYSPYIQYVVMVFMLLAGTNFVVHYYLLKRKFDKIRQNDEFRAYLGVILLVGLVITSILFFKTPRPMEQSIRDGFFQVVSIITCTGFATDDYLLWPQYAWIIIFLAMFLGGSTGSTAGGIKIARHVVVYKNFARIFRQLRFPHAIFHIHLNHQPVSDERNTSILTFVSLYLLVFALGTLSMIAVGLDMSTASGSVATCMAGIGPGIGTVGPASNFAHLPVLGKIILSFLMILGRLEIYTVLILFSRSFWRK
- a CDS encoding DUF4118 domain-containing protein yields the protein MGKITFRKFKTRTSHYFYAILIIGATATLCIPLANTENYHVVSFILLFVVSLLSTFMGIGPVILAASLSALAWNFFFIPPHLTFHIDKTEDILIFGLFFIIAFVNGVLTTRVRRQQKISQEREKRTNALFQLTRGLSKASGLDEVLQVAVVEIRKNFEREALFFLQDGNNVLTDTAWPLEEMKINPLEFEVAERVFQSALDPAATPRGMDSKGFAFFPLQGTRLHPGVIALKRETPFFGEQKSYWEAFIAQISNALEREFLGELAQRVRFLDESDRLYKTLFNSISHELRIPVATIMGAADSMLNAADNENFRSALSQEIFTASLRLNRLIENLLNISRIESGHISPRLDWYDLNDLVNKVAEDLGDELKPFDFRVSIPEDMPLVKMDFGLMEQVLYNLIFNATQYAPGASAIEVRGRYENETAVIEVSDQGPGLPESDLKHIFNKFFRLDGTRTGGLGLGLSIAKGFVEAHNGTITAGNLKKGGLRFTICIPSETPEIMMP
- a CDS encoding response regulator, which encodes MNAGNTILIIDDELPIRRLLEITLSASGFRIIQAVNGKEGLVAAATQHPSLVLLDLGLPDMDGQETLKKLREWYTHPIIVLSVRSSEEDIIRALDHGANDYLTKPFRTGELLARIRAALRASEQKNNDPVLVFGTLSIDMAAHVAKKNDEILKLTATEFSLLQLLAKNRGRVLTHQYILKEVWGFGYVEQTHYLRVFIAQLRKKIEDNPAKPTFIITESGIGYRFGE